One window of Vibrio atlanticus genomic DNA carries:
- a CDS encoding MarR family winged helix-turn-helix transcriptional regulator, which translates to MSDQDDYLKLDNQVCFALYSASNAMSRAYQPLLKALDLTYLQYIVMMVLWEEKEINVKALGAKTHLDSGTLTPLLKRLETKGYVLRTRSAEDERVRVITLTPAGVDLKEQAQTVPVEMLCLSKMNEDELKSLKAQCEQLLGNLTK; encoded by the coding sequence ATGAGCGACCAAGATGACTATCTAAAGCTGGATAATCAGGTGTGTTTTGCGCTGTATAGTGCATCGAATGCAATGAGTAGAGCGTATCAACCTTTACTAAAAGCGCTTGACCTTACTTACTTGCAGTACATTGTGATGATGGTGCTGTGGGAAGAAAAAGAGATAAATGTCAAAGCCCTAGGCGCAAAAACGCATTTGGATTCAGGTACGTTGACGCCACTACTCAAGCGTTTGGAAACGAAAGGTTACGTGCTTAGAACTCGCAGTGCTGAAGATGAACGAGTTCGGGTTATTACACTGACGCCTGCAGGGGTAGATCTCAAAGAGCAAGCGCAGACCGTGCCAGTTGAAATGCTATGTCTTTCTAAGATGAATGAAGATGAGCTTAAATCGCTAAAAGCACAGTGTGAGCAATTGCTTGGCAATTTGACCAAGTAA
- a CDS encoding organic hydroperoxide resistance protein: MTTLYTTSATATAGRNGQVSTDDNLLSVALSYPKEMGGTGEATNPEQLFAAGYSACFSNALLHVAKEMKIKIASAPTTATVGIGPNENGGFALTVALSIELALEQEQAVTLVKTAHQVCPYSNAVRGNIDVKLSVNGQAL, from the coding sequence ATGACAACACTCTACACAACTTCTGCTACAGCTACAGCAGGTCGTAACGGCCAAGTTTCTACTGATGACAATCTGCTTTCAGTGGCGTTGAGCTACCCTAAAGAAATGGGCGGAACAGGTGAAGCAACCAACCCTGAACAACTGTTTGCTGCGGGCTACTCGGCGTGTTTCTCAAATGCTCTGCTTCACGTTGCAAAAGAGATGAAAATCAAAATCGCATCGGCGCCAACGACTGCAACAGTGGGTATCGGACCAAATGAAAACGGTGGCTTTGCTTTAACTGTTGCTCTATCGATTGAACTGGCTCTAGAGCAAGAACAAGCTGTGACGCTTGTGAAAACGGCTCACCAAGTTTGTCCTTACTCAAATGCCGTTCGTGGCAACATTGATGTGAAATTGTCGGTTAACGGACAAGCGCTTTAG
- a CDS encoding methyl-accepting chemotaxis protein has protein sequence MNLTDMSFKQKIIALLILPILGFLWLSVSAISKGVETTSEMSSLNQLTRLSVVYSELVHELQKERGMTAGFIGSQGNKFGSELKAQRINADSKRNQRTEYWQSEEIDLSQITRLNTEISQSLNQITSIRNRVDSQSIPLSEALGYYTKLNAKLLSVSALIAELSTDATITTETIAYYNFLQGKERAGIERAVLNNTFSKNEFGPGMLVKFISLVTEQNTYFANFEVLGNPDNVDFFKQQLNDRSVAEVEKLRDVAESKMSGFDVDPVYWFAQSTARIVQLKKTENQLAESLITLTDQKTQQAQSAMMGSIVMFVVITLFATFVSFKAITDLTTRVKDLTRVLSKVRNDNDLTVRATYEGNSELGQISSSLNETLEKFSQVIDNLSQSSLTLASAAEETAQTCQYNSSTLVEQQDQIGLIATATEELSATVNEVAAKTQQTASSAKIADEQSQQGLSTVQQSYESIETLASEINGLAEKITHLHESSNNINSVIDVIKSVAEQTNLLALNAAIEAARAGEQGRGFAVVADEVRTLAQRTQQSTSEIEGFINSLQSDVQTAFNVIDNSKKMSSRAVEDSRGVEQTLQDISGSVSEIFSMAEQIATATEEQAVVTQDIAQNVVAVEQKSTESTTGATQIAATAKEQAELATSLKELSNTFKS, from the coding sequence ATGAATTTAACCGATATGTCATTTAAGCAAAAAATCATCGCTTTGCTTATCTTACCGATCTTAGGGTTTTTATGGCTTAGTGTTTCTGCCATTTCAAAAGGCGTAGAAACCACCAGTGAAATGTCGTCATTAAACCAACTTACGCGTTTGTCGGTTGTGTACAGTGAGTTGGTGCACGAGTTACAGAAAGAACGTGGTATGACGGCTGGCTTTATTGGCTCACAGGGAAACAAGTTTGGCAGTGAGCTAAAAGCACAAAGAATTAACGCAGACAGCAAACGCAATCAAAGAACCGAGTACTGGCAGTCTGAAGAAATCGATCTATCGCAGATCACGCGTCTGAATACTGAAATCAGCCAAAGCCTCAACCAAATTACTTCGATTCGCAATAGAGTGGATTCTCAATCAATTCCGCTTTCTGAAGCATTAGGTTACTACACCAAACTTAATGCTAAGTTATTGAGTGTATCTGCATTAATTGCTGAGCTAAGTACTGATGCCACCATCACGACAGAAACCATCGCCTACTATAACTTTCTACAAGGCAAAGAGCGTGCGGGTATCGAACGTGCGGTTCTCAACAACACCTTTTCTAAAAATGAATTTGGCCCGGGTATGCTGGTTAAATTCATCTCTTTGGTAACCGAGCAAAATACATATTTTGCGAACTTTGAAGTTTTGGGTAACCCAGATAACGTTGATTTCTTTAAACAGCAACTGAATGATCGCTCGGTGGCTGAAGTGGAAAAACTTCGTGATGTGGCTGAATCGAAAATGAGTGGTTTTGATGTCGATCCTGTTTATTGGTTTGCTCAATCGACGGCACGAATTGTTCAGCTGAAGAAGACCGAAAATCAGTTAGCAGAGTCTCTTATTACACTGACGGATCAGAAAACTCAGCAAGCTCAATCAGCAATGATGGGCAGCATTGTGATGTTTGTTGTGATCACTTTGTTCGCAACTTTTGTTAGCTTCAAAGCCATTACTGATTTAACGACTCGAGTTAAAGATCTAACGCGAGTACTTTCTAAAGTCCGAAATGACAATGACTTAACCGTTCGTGCGACTTACGAAGGTAATAGTGAGCTGGGTCAAATCTCATCGTCGCTTAATGAAACATTAGAGAAGTTTTCTCAAGTTATCGATAACCTATCTCAATCTAGCCTGACACTTGCTTCAGCAGCAGAAGAGACGGCGCAAACTTGCCAATACAACTCAAGCACCTTAGTTGAGCAGCAAGACCAGATTGGCTTGATTGCGACAGCAACAGAAGAGCTATCAGCGACGGTGAATGAAGTCGCGGCTAAAACACAGCAAACGGCAAGCTCAGCGAAGATCGCTGATGAACAATCACAGCAAGGCTTAAGCACGGTTCAACAATCTTATGAGTCGATAGAAACCTTGGCTTCTGAGATTAACGGCCTCGCTGAAAAAATCACTCATCTACACGAAAGCAGCAACAACATTAACAGTGTGATTGATGTAATTAAATCGGTTGCCGAACAAACCAATTTGTTAGCGTTAAATGCTGCGATTGAAGCCGCTCGTGCTGGTGAACAAGGTCGTGGTTTTGCTGTCGTAGCCGATGAAGTTCGTACTTTGGCTCAGCGTACGCAACAGTCCACTTCTGAAATTGAAGGCTTCATTAACTCGCTACAGTCGGATGTGCAAACCGCGTTCAACGTGATTGATAACAGTAAGAAAATGTCTTCAAGAGCGGTTGAAGACTCACGAGGAGTAGAACAGACCCTGCAAGATATTTCTGGGTCGGTGAGCGAAATATTCAGCATGGCAGAGCAGATCGCAACCGCAACTGAAGAGCAAGCAGTAGTAACTCAAGATATTGCTCAGAACGTTGTGGCGGTAGAGCAGAAGTCGACAGAATCTACGACGGGTGCGACGCAAATTGCTGCAACAGCTAAAGAGCAGGCAGAACTGGCTACGTCACTGAAAGAGCTTTCGAATACCTTTAAGAGCTAA
- a CDS encoding TetR/AcrR family transcriptional regulator — MAKTAKFDRQDVVDKATNLYWEKGFHATSMRNLQDVIDMRPGSIYAAFGSKEGLFKETLARYTELGILNLNRFRSETDSPIEALENFVKRAVVESKQSAPNGMCMLAKTVAELTDEHAELLEEAKKSLKIMESEFAKLIAEAQELGEISKEREPTQLARHVQVQIAGLRTYAKTCDDIDLLNSMVEDIFKYHPF, encoded by the coding sequence ATGGCCAAGACAGCGAAGTTCGATAGACAAGACGTAGTAGATAAAGCGACTAACCTGTATTGGGAAAAGGGCTTTCACGCAACTTCTATGCGCAATCTACAGGACGTGATTGATATGCGTCCGGGCAGTATTTATGCGGCTTTTGGCAGCAAAGAAGGCTTGTTTAAAGAAACATTAGCTCGTTATACCGAACTCGGCATCCTCAATTTGAACCGCTTTCGCAGCGAAACAGATTCTCCAATCGAAGCGCTCGAAAACTTCGTAAAACGTGCCGTTGTCGAATCGAAACAAAGCGCGCCTAACGGTATGTGTATGCTGGCTAAAACAGTAGCTGAACTGACGGATGAGCACGCTGAACTATTAGAAGAAGCAAAGAAATCACTGAAGATCATGGAAAGTGAGTTCGCTAAGTTGATTGCAGAAGCGCAAGAACTTGGTGAGATAAGCAAAGAGCGTGAACCCACTCAACTTGCTCGACATGTTCAAGTTCAGATCGCAGGCCTGCGTACCTACGCGAAAACCTGTGACGACATCGATTTGCTTAACTCAATGGTTGAAGACATATTTAAGTACCACCCTTTTTAG